From the genome of Streptomyces spinoverrucosus:
ATCGTGGCGACGATGTCCCGCATCGGGCCCACACGCGGGCGCTCGATCTCCTGCTGGAGCAGCTTGCTGGTCCGCGCCGCCTCGGCCGGGTCGGAGAGGTGCTCGTCCTCGTACGCTGTCAACTCCCCGCCGAGGTAACCGAAACGGCGGCGCAGCGCGATGTCCATCGGGTCCTTCTTGGACGCCCGGTAGAAAGGCTGCGAGACCGGCGCACGCCAGTCGATGACCATCGGGTCGCCGTCCGCGTCGTGCACATGCCGGCGCCCGATGTAGAAGCGTTCACCGTGTGCGCCCTCGGCCTGCTCGACGCCGGGCGCGCGCAGATAGTCGAGGCGGCCGAAGAACAGCGGGGTGTCGCTGAGGTCGGCGAGGGCCTTGATGCGCTCGTCGATCTGGCGTTCCAGGATCTGGGCGTTGACCCAGTTCGCGGTGACGTCGCTGATGTCGAGCGACTCGACGTCCTCCCGCATCGCCCGCAGCGCGGAACGGGACGCGGCGAGGTGGGAACGCTCATGGGCGAGCGGATCGTCGGCGGGCGTGGCCAAGGCGGTGCCTCCGGAGAGCTACGGGTGCGGTGAGGGATGCCCCCGGTTTCCGTCCGGGCGGCGGCACTCCCCGAGGGAGGCGGGCAAGAGCGGAGATTCTAGGTGAGCGGCAGAGGACGGACCAACGAGTTTTTCTCCCCGTACGGCCCCTAGGGGACGAGCCCTCCTCCCTCAGGGCCACGGCTCCCTCTTCAGGGCTACCCAAGGGCTACGCAGGTTCGGCCCCGAGACCGATGCCCCTTCACGGTGCGAAACCCACCATGGACACATGAGTGCAGCGACCTTCCACCCGGCCCCCGCCCCGGCCCACCCCGGCGCCACATCCCTCACCGGCAGCCACCGTCACCGCCTCGGCGAAGCCCTGCGTGCCGTGAGGGTGTTCGCGGGCGCCGCGTTCGATGTGATCGTCCTCGGCGAGTACGGCGAGGAGGCGGGCGTCCGCCGCAAGTGAGCGTCTAGTGTCACGGCGTGACGAGACGACAACGCTCGGCAGCTTCCGCCACACTCCTCGCCGTCTCCGTCGCGGCCTTCGCCGCCCTGTGCGTCGTACAACGCCCACCCATGGCCGACGCCCTGGTGTACCGGGCCGAGGGCGCGGCCGTCCTGCACGGCCATGACCTCTACGGCTTCACCGTCACCAGATGGCGGCTCCCCGCCACCTATCCTCCCTTCGCCGCGCTCCTCTTCACCCCCGCCGCCTGGATCCCCGTAGCGGCCCTGAAGGCCGGTTTCCTCGCGGCCAACACCCTGCTCACCGCCTGCCTGGTCCACCTCTCCGCCCGACTCGCCGGCCGCCCCCTGAGCCTCCCCGCCCTCTGCGCCGCCACCGCCCTCGCCCTGTGGCTGGAGCCGGTCTTCCAGACGCTCCTCTACGGCCAGATCAACCTCGCCCTCGCCTGCCTGGTCCTGTGGGACCTCACCCGCCCGCCCGGCGCCCCGGGCAAGGGCGTGGCCATCGGCATCGCGGCCGGCATCAAGCTCACGCCGGCCGTCTTCATCGCGTATCTGCTCCTGCGCGGCCGCTACCGGCAGGCCGCCACCGCGACGACCGCCTTCGCGGTGACCGTCGCCCTCGGCGCGCTGGCCCTCCCCGCCGCCAGCGCGGACTTCTGGCTGCGCCGCCTGTACGAGACCGACCGGGTGGGCAAGCCCTGGATCGTCGACAACCAGTCGCTCCAGGGGCTGGTCGCCCGCACCCTGGGCGACCAGGCGCCGGGCCTCGCCTGGGTGGTGCCCGCCGCCCTGATCGCGGCCACCGCCCTGTGGCTGATCCACCGCACGCCGGACGACCGCCACGCCCTGCTGCTGACGGCCGTCACCGCGCTGCTGATCTCGCCGATCAGCTGGTCCCACCACTGGATCTGGTGCGTCCCCCTCATCGCGGTACTCCTGGAGGACGGCCGTACCCACCTGGCGCTCGCCGTGACGTTCCTCTTCACGGCCCGCACCATGTGGCTCGTCCCCCACCAGGGCGACCTCGACCTCCAACTCCCCTGGTGGCAGCAGCCGCTGGCCTCGCCCTACCCCCTGCTGGGCCTGGCGGCGTTCACCTCGGCGGCGCTGAGACGTCAGCTCCCGGCCAGCAGCTCGTCCGCGTCCACGATCCGGTACGCGTACCCCTGCTCGGCCAGGAACCGCTGGCGGTGGGCCGCGAAGTCCTGGTCGATCGTGTCGCGGGCGACGACCGAGTAGAAGTGGGCCTGGTGGCCGTCGGCCTTCGGCCGCAGCACCCGTCCGAGGCGCTGGGCCTCCTCCTGCCGCGACCCGAAGGTCCCGGACACCTGGATGGCGACGGTCGCCTCCGGCAGGTCGATGGAGAAGTTGGCGACCTTGGAGACCACGAGGACGCTGATCTGGCCCTCCCGGAAGGCGTCGAAGAGCTTCTCGCGCTGGGCGTTGGACGTCTCGCCCTTGATCACCGGCGCGTCGAGATGCTCCCCCAGCTCGTCGAGCTGGTCGATGTACTGCCCGATGACGAGGATCTGCTGCCCGGCGAACCGCCGGACGATCGCCTCCGTCACCTTCCGCTTGGTGTCGGTCGTGGAGCAGAAGCGGTACTTCTCCTCCTGCTCGGCCGTCGCGTACGCCAGCCGCTCCGCGTCCGTCAGATTGACCCGGACCTCCACACAGTCGGCGGGCGCGATGTACCCCTGTGCCTCGATCTCCTTCCACGGCGCGTCGAACCGCTTGGGTCCGATGAGCGAGAAGACGTCCGACTCACGCCCGTCCTCCCGCACCAGTGTCGCCGTCAGACCCAGCCGCCGCCGCGCCTGGAGATCCGCCGTGAACTTGAAGACCGGCGCGGGCAGCAGATGAACCTCGTCGTAGACGATGAGCCCCCAGTCCCGGGAGTCGAACAGCTCCAGATGCGGATAGACACCCTTCCGCTTCGTCGTCAGCACCTGGTAGGTCGCGATGGTGACCGGACGGATCTCCTTCCTCGTCCCGCTGTACTCACCGATCTCGTCCTCGGTCAGCGAGGTCCGCTTCACCAGCTCGTGCTTCCACTGCCGGGCGGAGACGGTGTTGGTGACGAGGATCAGCGTCGTGGACTTCGCCTGCGCCATGGACCCGGCACCGACCAGCGTCTTACCGGCACCACAGGGCAGGACCACGACGCCGCTCCCGCCGTGCCAGAAGTTCTCCACGGCCTGCTTCTGGTACGGCCTGAGCGCCCAGCCGTCCTCGTTCAGCTCGATCGGGTGCGCCTCGCCGTCGACGTACCCGGCGAGGTCCTCGGCCGGCCAGCCCAGCTTCAGCAGCACCTGCTTGATCTGCCCGCGCTCGGACGGATGCACCGCGACGGTGTCCGGGTCGATCCGGGCGCCGACGAGCGGCGCGATCCGCTTCGACCGCAGCACCTCCTCCAGCACCGGACGGTCGGTGGTCGTCAGCACCAGCCCGTGCGCGGGATGCTTGCTCAGCGTCAGCCGCCCGTACCGGTCCATCGTGTCGGCGATGTCCACGAGCAGCGCGTGCGGCACGGGGTAGCGGCTGTACTGCACCAGCGCGTCCACCACCTGCTCCGCGTCATGCCCCGCGGCGCGCGCGTTCCACAGCCCGAGCGGCGTCACCCGGTAGGTGTGAATGTGCTCCGGCGCCCGCTCCAGCTCCGCGAACGGCGCGATCGCCCGACGGCAGTCGTCGGCACGCTCGTGGTCGACTTCCAGGAGCAGGGTCTTGTCGGACTGGACGATGAGTGGACCGTTCACGTACGTACATTCCTTCCGCGCGGGCCAAACGTCCAGTGTGCCTGATCGTTTCTCGACGAGGGCCCGGGCGGAAGGCGATATCCGTCCCGTCGTACAGGATGTGTATTCATCCGCCCGGGTGGTGTGGTTTCACCTGGACGGCGGCGGGTGCGAACAATGCAGAGCGTGCAGGCCATCACTCGTGCCCCGTCCCCGCCGACCACCACCCTCGGATACGCGCTGTTCGCCACGCGCTGGCTGCAGGCGCCGCTGTACTTCGGCCTCGTGGCAGCCCAGGGGGTGTACGTCTACAAGTTCTTCAACGAGCTGTGGGCGTTAATCCTCAGGTGTGTCACCGGGCAGGCGACAGAGACCTACGTCATGCTCGCCGTGCTCAAACTCGTCGACGTCGTCATGATCGCCAATCTGCTGATCATGGTGATCGTCGGCGGCTACGAGACCTTCGTCTCCCGCATCGGCCTCCAGGGCCACCGTGACCAGCCGGAATGGCTCTCGCACGTGAACTCCAACGTGCTGAAGGTGAAGCTGGCCACCGCCATCGTCGGCATCTCGTCCGTCCATCTGCTGCAGATGTTCGTGGATGTGCACCACACGCCCCGGCACTCCCTGCTGTGGGGCACGGTGATCCACATGGCGTTCATCCTGTCGGCGGCGATCCTGGCGTACATGTCGGGGCCGATGGCGGCACAGGCCGAGCGGGCTCATCAGTCGTCCCACCAGTCCCACGAGTCCCACCAGTCCCCGCAGCACGCCGCCGAGGACGGTCCGCCCGAGAAGGCCGTGATCCCCGCCCAGCGGGAGGAGGCGCCGAGCGCCGAGGCGCGGCTGCGGGCCGCCGGGTTCCCCGACCGCAAGCTGATGGAGGACTTCGACGCCGAGCACCTGCGGTCCTTCGACCGGGAGGCCGTGGCACGGCTCGGCAAGCTGGACTTCGTCGTCGCCCGCCGCAACGTCGTGTTCGTGGGGCCGCCCGGC
Proteins encoded in this window:
- a CDS encoding DNA repair helicase XPB; its protein translation is MNGPLIVQSDKTLLLEVDHERADDCRRAIAPFAELERAPEHIHTYRVTPLGLWNARAAGHDAEQVVDALVQYSRYPVPHALLVDIADTMDRYGRLTLSKHPAHGLVLTTTDRPVLEEVLRSKRIAPLVGARIDPDTVAVHPSERGQIKQVLLKLGWPAEDLAGYVDGEAHPIELNEDGWALRPYQKQAVENFWHGGSGVVVLPCGAGKTLVGAGSMAQAKSTTLILVTNTVSARQWKHELVKRTSLTEDEIGEYSGTRKEIRPVTIATYQVLTTKRKGVYPHLELFDSRDWGLIVYDEVHLLPAPVFKFTADLQARRRLGLTATLVREDGRESDVFSLIGPKRFDAPWKEIEAQGYIAPADCVEVRVNLTDAERLAYATAEQEEKYRFCSTTDTKRKVTEAIVRRFAGQQILVIGQYIDQLDELGEHLDAPVIKGETSNAQREKLFDAFREGQISVLVVSKVANFSIDLPEATVAIQVSGTFGSRQEEAQRLGRVLRPKADGHQAHFYSVVARDTIDQDFAAHRQRFLAEQGYAYRIVDADELLAGS
- the istB gene encoding IS21-like element helper ATPase IstB — protein: MQSVQAITRAPSPPTTTLGYALFATRWLQAPLYFGLVAAQGVYVYKFFNELWALILRCVTGQATETYVMLAVLKLVDVVMIANLLIMVIVGGYETFVSRIGLQGHRDQPEWLSHVNSNVLKVKLATAIVGISSVHLLQMFVDVHHTPRHSLLWGTVIHMAFILSAAILAYMSGPMAAQAERAHQSSHQSHESHQSPQHAAEDGPPEKAVIPAQREEAPSAEARLRAAGFPDRKLMEDFDAEHLRSFDREAVARLGKLDFVVARRNVVFVGPPGTGKTHLAIGLGVRACQAGHRVLFATAGDWAARLAKAQADGRLGEELRRLDTYPLLIVDEVGYLPFDADTSQLFFRLVAHRYERGSLIVTGDRPLERWDEVFGGPAAPAMVDRLAHHAEIVRLEGDSYRMRRPTSDWAG